A window of Trichoderma atroviride chromosome 3, complete sequence contains these coding sequences:
- a CDS encoding uncharacterized protein (EggNog:ENOG41) produces the protein MFSWKALSRPSQIRHDEEHQPLLPQYNEATARQTRLHEKLHTYQMVRALSNGYMPSNEQVITHLRTLLAADVLNPQTPGLSPSGRALVRTTRIWLGELIDLMQSKNSKDQIQDFLWYLTKARLEVDVDTSQIHARATMAKWKADAMAAVDSLKTVGSLLLTNSDFRILLTDLSTVSREVFRDTAFSLRDVAHDTGKKLEPAEEEQQALKKPGGDDQPAPSTEDLQEEVMEVAQIVTSGAGDVVGTAARSARDHLQGEEQEALTHRLKQAVLKLRKRPNYSDSVSTISLLLRQYLKTYARAAATTAEAIDADININPEGNEALRDFWQLITSFGSKDAWDQVEKSFHEVAEIGESDPAFEDLVDQVSKLVQDIMMDPDFFSNAEKRFEEVRDKSKELATETSIRDKLDDLLRSISWALRAVGEDAEVTQLSRSSARIARLISPPGQYINQEMVSDLINVFVPVLLQAVQYVPIPRLEVSTPDVDLLVENLILEPGRTVNNSSFLPYRLQVSTRNDVDIRKARFQILSTVTSLATIKISGLSIAAEELGYWLQLHSGILGFSDKGLASIELDERGIDIILDIEIGRDRLEKIVSLRKASVRIHHLNYTLRGSRFSFFGWLLKPFIRPIVKRAMERSIASAIEDGLHTLNRELVFARERLRATRIASPEDLWTFIRAVAARLVPRPHPDVEARIGVRPEIFRGRYAPGSLVELWEREAQDASQKIYEYERGGWRNDIFGVRTRPA, from the coding sequence ATGTTCTCGTGGAAGGCCCTCAGCAGGCCGTCCCAGATTCGCCATGACGAGGAACACCAGCCCCTGCTCCCTCAGTACAACGAGGCGACAGCGAGACAGACTCGCCTCCACGAGAAGCTTCACACATACCAGATGGTGCGGGCCCTTTCCAACGGCTACATGCCCTCCAACGAACAGGTCATCACGCACCTCCGCACCCTGCTGGCCGCCGATGTGCTCAATCCGCAGACGCCGGGCCTGAGTCCCTCGGGCAGGGCGCTGGTTCGCACAACGCGCATATGGCTCGGCGAGCTGATTGACCTGATGCAGTCCAAAAACTCAAAGGACCAGATCCAGGATTTTCTGTGGTACTTGACCAAGGCGAGGCTGGAAGTAGACGTGGACACGTCGCAAATACACGCCAGGGCTACGATGGCGAAATGGAAGGCTGATGCGATGGCTGCTGTCGACAGCCTCAAGACGGTTGGATCGCTTTTACTTACTAATTCTGATTTCCGGATTCTCTTGACGGATCTATCTACTGTTTCACGGGAAGTTTTTCGGGACACGGCCTTTTCACTAAGAGATGTCGCCCATGATAcgggcaagaagctcgagccagcagaagaagaacagcaGGCCCTTAAAAAGCCCGGCGGAGATGACCAGCCCGCGCCGTCAACGGAGGATCTGCAAGAAGAAGTCATGGAAGTGGCTCAAATCGTTACGAGTGGCGCTGGCGATGTGGTAGGCACTGCAGCCCGCAGTGCTCGGGATCACCTCCAGGGAGAGGAGCAAGAGGCCCTGACACATCGCCTCAAGCAAGCCGTGCTGAAGCTTCGCAAAAGGCCAAATTACTCAGACTCCGTGTCTACGATATCGCTTCTCCTCAGGCAGTATCTCAAAACTTACGCCCGTGCAGCCGCTACTACGGCCGAGGCTATTGACGCTGATATCAACATCAACCCAGAAGGCAACGAAGCCCTGCGTGATTTCTGGCAGCTGATTACATCATTCGGCAGCAAGGACGCTTGGGATCAAGTCGAAAAGTCGTTTCATGAAGTTGCGGAAATCGGCGAATCTGATCCGGCGTTTGAAGATCTTGTAGACCAGGTCTCTAAGCTGGTGCAGGATATCATGATGGATCCAGACTTTTTCAGTAATGCGGAAAAGCGTTTTGAAGAGGTTCGCGATAAGTCGAAAGAGCTCGCCACGGAAACTTCCATCAGAGATAAACTTGATGATCTGCTGCGAAGCATAAGCTGGGCCTTGCGCGCTGTGGGCGAGGATGCAGAAGTCACTCAGCTGTCGCGTAGTTCAGCTCGCATTGCGCGCCTCATCTCGCCACCGGGTCAGTACATTAACCAGGAAATGGTCTCCGATTTAATAAACGTGTTTGTCCCAGTGTTGTTACAGGCAGTTCAGTATGTGCCAATTCCACGGCTCGAAGTTTCGACTCCGGACGTTGATTTGCTCGTTGAAAATTTAATCTTGGAACCTGGCCGGACTGTCAACAATTCTTCGTTTTTGCCGTATAGACTACAGGTTTCGACTCGGAATGACGTCGACATTCGCAAAGCCCGCTTCCAGATCCTGTCAACCGTCACGTCCCTGGCTACAATCAAAATCTCGGGACTGTCCATTGCGGCAGAGGAACTGGGAtactggctgcagctgcattcTGGCATCCTGGGATTTTCGGACAAGGGCCTTGCGAGCATCGAACTGGACGAGCGTGGCATTGACATCATTCTGGATATCGAAATCGGCCGAGACCGACTCGAGAAGATTGTCTCCCTGCGCAAAGCCAGTGTCCGCATCCACCATCTCAATTACACCCTTCGCGGCTCTAGGTTTTCATTCTTTGGCTGGCTTCTCAAGCCCTTTATCCGGCCAATCGTCAAACGGGCCATGGAGAGGAGCATCGCTTCCGCAATCGAGGACGGATTGCACACTCTGAACCGAGAACTCGTCTTTGCCCGAGAGCGTCTGCGCGCAACCCGAATTGCCAGCCCCGAAGATCTATGGACGTTTATCAGAGCCGTGGCCGCTCGACTCGTTCCCAGGCCTCATCCAGATGTCGAAGCCCGTATTGGCGTGCGTCCGGAGATATTCCGCGGCCGCTATGCTCCGGGAAGCCTGGTGGAGCTCTGGGAGCGTGAAGCCCAAGATGCCAGTCAGAAAATCTACGAGTATGAGCGAGGCGGATGGCGCAACGACATTTTCGGTGTGCGAACGCGTCCGGCGTAG